In Penaeus monodon isolate SGIC_2016 chromosome 26, NSTDA_Pmon_1, whole genome shotgun sequence, the following are encoded in one genomic region:
- the LOC119589614 gene encoding serine/threonine-protein phosphatase 5-like — protein sequence MPGVLKDHASSSLRKCRKYQKKTLRKQREIKSEANEYFKKQQYDKAIELYTEAIELNNTVAVYYGNRSFAYLRTECFGYALQDASKALELIKTMLRVTIEELQLTCHLENLSLPLRIMKQLQKHVQMIEMQR from the exons ATGCCTGGCGTGCTTAAAGATCACGCTTCTTCAAGTTTGAGAAAATGTCGGAAATATCAGAAGAAAACATTAAGAAAGCAGAGAGAAATTAAAAGCGAAGCCAATGAGTATTTTAAAA aACAGCAGTATGACAAGGCCATAGAACTTTATACAGAGGCGATAGAACTGAACAACACTGTAGCTGTCTATTATGGAAATCGCAGCTTTGCATACTTGCGTACAGAATGTTTTGGCTATGCTCTTCAGGATGCTTCCAAGGCCTTGGAATTGATAAAAACTATGTTAAGGGTTACTATAGAAGAGCTTCAGCTTACATGTCACTTGGAAAATTTAAGCTTGCCCTTAAGGATTATGAAACA GTTACAAAAACACGTCCAAATGATAGAGATGCAAAGGTGA